Proteins encoded by one window of Nocardia goodfellowii:
- the dnaE gene encoding DNA polymerase III subunit alpha: protein MSRSSFVHLHNHTEYSMLDGAAKISPLFTEAKRLGMTAVGMTDHGNMYGASEFYNSAKKHGITPIIGIEAYIAPASRFDTKRVLWGDPSQKGDDVSGSGAYTHMTMVAENATGLRNLFKLSSLASIEGQLGKWARMDEEIIAQYAEGIIATTGCPSGEVQTRLRLGHDREALEAAAKWQEIFGKENFFLEVMDHGLSIERRVREGLLNISKQLDIPPLATNDCHYVTKDQSTNHEALLCIQTGKTLSDPTRFKFDGDGYYLKSAEEMRAIWDAEVPGACDNTVLIGERVQSYDEVWKHRDRMPLFPVPDGETQATWLHKEVMRGLDRRFPDGASEDYVRRAEYEIDVICEMGFPAYFLVVGDLIDHAREVGIRVGPGRGSAAGSLVAYALGITNIDPIPHGLLFERFLNPERVSMPDIDIDFDDRRRGEMVRYATEKWGSDRVAQVITFGTIKTKAAIKDSARVLFGQPGFAIADQISKALPPPIMAKDISVAGITDPDHERYKEAAEVRELIAANPDVAKIYETARGLEGLIRNAGVHACAVIMSSEPLMDAIPLWKRAQDGAIITGWDYPSCEAIGLLKMDFLGLRNLTVIGDALENIKANRGIDLDLDALALDDDATYAMLARGDNLGVFQLDSAGMRELLLRMAPTEFNDLIASNALYRPGPMGVGAHWAYADRKNGREAVTPIHPELDEPLRAILGETYALIVYQEQIMQIAQRVAGYSLGQADLLRRAMGKKKPEVLAAEFANFRKGMRGNGYSEDAVTALWEAVLPFAGYAYNKSHAAGYSLVMYWTAYLKANYPAEYMAGLLTSVGDDKDKSAVYLADCRKRGITVLPPDVNASRADFASVGGDIRFGLGAVRNVGATVVSAIITARAKQGKFTDFSDYLAKVDAQACSKKVTESLIKAGGFDSLGHPRKGLLLVHAEAIDAAMSTKKAEAMGQFDLFGGDESISSVFTVEVPDEEWDTKHKLALEREMLGLYVSGHPLEGVAAALTSRTDTSIAAVHAGKVRHGQRITLGGIVAAVDRRVSKKGEPWAIVEIADLDAATEILVFSSTYSQYQHTLTEDSILLVTATVTIREGRTSILATEISTPGLGENGPSSAPITLTLPVHACTRPNVEALREVLQRHPGSTEVRIALVGNKTTQLAIDPRFRVHKTPALFGDLKALFGPACLIPVATAANT from the coding sequence ATGAGTCGTTCGTCCTTCGTGCATCTGCACAATCACACCGAGTACTCCATGCTCGACGGTGCCGCCAAGATTTCTCCGCTGTTCACGGAGGCGAAACGGCTGGGGATGACGGCGGTCGGCATGACCGACCACGGAAACATGTACGGCGCTTCGGAGTTCTACAACTCCGCGAAGAAGCACGGCATCACGCCGATCATCGGTATCGAGGCCTACATCGCGCCGGCGTCGCGGTTCGACACCAAGCGTGTGCTGTGGGGCGATCCGAGCCAGAAGGGCGATGACGTCTCGGGTTCGGGCGCGTACACGCACATGACGATGGTCGCGGAGAACGCGACCGGTTTGCGCAACTTGTTCAAGCTGTCTTCGCTCGCTTCGATCGAGGGTCAGCTCGGTAAGTGGGCGCGTATGGACGAGGAGATCATCGCCCAGTATGCCGAGGGCATCATCGCGACCACGGGGTGTCCGTCGGGTGAGGTGCAGACGCGGTTGCGTCTGGGTCATGATCGCGAGGCGTTGGAGGCGGCGGCGAAGTGGCAGGAGATTTTCGGTAAGGAGAATTTCTTTCTCGAGGTGATGGATCATGGTCTGTCGATCGAGCGGCGGGTGCGGGAGGGGTTGCTGAATATCAGTAAGCAGCTCGATATTCCGCCGTTGGCGACCAATGACTGTCATTACGTCACCAAGGATCAGTCGACCAATCATGAGGCGCTGCTGTGTATTCAGACCGGCAAGACCCTTTCGGATCCGACCCGGTTCAAGTTCGACGGTGACGGCTATTACCTGAAGTCCGCCGAGGAGATGCGGGCGATCTGGGATGCCGAGGTGCCCGGCGCGTGCGACAACACGGTGCTCATCGGCGAACGCGTCCAGTCCTACGACGAGGTGTGGAAACACCGCGACCGGATGCCGCTCTTCCCGGTGCCGGACGGTGAGACCCAAGCGACCTGGCTGCACAAGGAGGTCATGCGCGGTCTCGACCGGCGCTTCCCGGACGGTGCGTCCGAAGACTACGTCCGGCGCGCCGAATACGAGATCGACGTCATCTGTGAGATGGGTTTCCCCGCGTACTTTCTCGTCGTAGGTGACCTCATCGACCACGCACGCGAGGTCGGTATCCGCGTCGGCCCCGGGCGTGGTTCGGCCGCGGGTTCGCTGGTGGCCTACGCGCTCGGCATCACCAATATCGACCCGATCCCGCACGGCCTGCTGTTCGAACGGTTTCTCAACCCCGAGCGTGTTTCGATGCCTGATATCGATATCGACTTCGACGACCGCCGCCGCGGTGAAATGGTCCGCTACGCCACCGAGAAATGGGGCAGCGACCGAGTCGCCCAGGTCATCACCTTCGGCACCATCAAAACCAAAGCCGCGATCAAAGACTCCGCACGCGTACTGTTCGGCCAACCCGGATTCGCCATCGCCGACCAGATCTCCAAAGCACTGCCCCCGCCGATCATGGCCAAAGACATCTCGGTCGCGGGCATCACCGACCCCGACCACGAGCGGTACAAAGAAGCCGCCGAGGTCCGCGAACTCATCGCCGCCAACCCCGATGTCGCCAAGATCTACGAAACCGCCCGCGGCCTGGAAGGGCTGATCCGCAACGCCGGCGTGCACGCCTGCGCGGTCATCATGTCCTCCGAACCGCTCATGGACGCCATCCCACTGTGGAAACGCGCCCAGGACGGCGCCATCATCACCGGCTGGGACTACCCGTCCTGCGAGGCCATCGGCCTGCTCAAAATGGACTTCCTCGGCCTGCGCAACCTCACCGTCATCGGTGACGCCCTGGAAAACATCAAAGCCAACCGCGGCATCGACCTCGATCTCGACGCCCTCGCGTTGGATGACGACGCTACCTACGCGATGCTTGCCCGCGGCGACAATCTCGGCGTCTTCCAACTGGATTCAGCGGGCATGCGCGAGTTGCTGCTCCGTATGGCACCGACCGAGTTCAACGACCTCATTGCCTCGAACGCCCTCTACCGTCCCGGTCCGATGGGGGTCGGCGCGCACTGGGCATACGCGGACCGCAAGAACGGCCGCGAGGCTGTCACGCCGATCCACCCGGAGCTCGACGAACCGCTGCGCGCCATCTTGGGCGAGACATACGCGCTGATCGTCTACCAGGAGCAGATCATGCAGATCGCGCAGCGGGTGGCCGGTTACTCGCTCGGTCAGGCCGACCTGCTCCGTCGGGCCATGGGCAAGAAGAAGCCGGAAGTGCTGGCCGCCGAGTTCGCGAACTTCCGAAAAGGCATGCGCGGCAACGGTTACAGCGAGGACGCGGTCACCGCACTGTGGGAGGCCGTCTTGCCGTTCGCCGGCTACGCGTACAACAAGTCGCACGCCGCCGGCTACAGCCTGGTCATGTACTGGACCGCATACCTCAAGGCGAACTATCCGGCCGAGTACATGGCCGGCCTGCTCACCTCCGTCGGTGACGACAAGGACAAGTCGGCGGTCTATCTGGCAGACTGCCGCAAGCGGGGCATCACCGTGCTGCCACCGGACGTCAACGCCTCCCGCGCCGACTTCGCCTCGGTCGGGGGCGATATCCGCTTCGGTCTGGGCGCGGTGCGCAACGTAGGGGCCACTGTGGTGTCGGCGATCATCACCGCCCGCGCGAAGCAGGGGAAGTTCACCGATTTCTCCGACTACCTGGCCAAGGTCGACGCTCAGGCGTGCTCGAAGAAAGTCACCGAATCCCTCATCAAGGCAGGGGGATTCGATTCGCTGGGCCATCCCCGCAAGGGTTTGCTGCTGGTGCACGCCGAAGCGATAGATGCGGCGATGAGCACCAAGAAGGCCGAGGCGATGGGCCAGTTCGATCTTTTCGGCGGGGACGAATCGATCAGCTCTGTGTTCACCGTCGAGGTGCCCGACGAGGAGTGGGACACCAAGCACAAGCTCGCGCTCGAACGGGAAATGCTGGGGCTGTACGTGTCCGGTCATCCGCTGGAAGGCGTTGCGGCGGCGCTCACCTCGCGCACCGACACCTCGATCGCGGCCGTGCACGCCGGAAAGGTCCGCCATGGCCAGCGGATCACCCTCGGCGGCATCGTCGCGGCGGTCGATCGCCGCGTCAGCAAGAAGGGCGAGCCCTGGGCCATCGTCGAGATCGCCGACCTCGACGCCGCCACCGAGATCCTGGTCTTCTCCTCGACCTACAGTCAGTACCAGCACACGCTCACCGAGGACTCCATCTTGCTCGTCACCGCGACTGTCACCATCCGCGAGGGCCGCACGTCGATCCTCGCGACCGAGATCTCCACACCCGGCCTGGGCGAGAACGGACCATCCTCCGCCCCGATCACCCTCACCCTCCCCGTGCACGCGTGCACCCGTCCCAATGTCGAAGCCCTTCGGGAGGTCTTGCAGCGGCACCCCGGGTCCACCGAAGTGCGCATCGCACTGGTCGGGAACAAGACGACACAGCTGGCGATAGACCCGAGATTCCGGGTGCACAAGACTCCGGCACTGTTCGGAGATCTCAAAGCATTGTTCGGACCCGCTTGCCTGATACCCGTTGCCACTGCGGCGAATACGTAG
- a CDS encoding DinB family protein, producing MDTCAHCGFVYDLSGAIEVAAQTRDHAAEFADLLGTDSPKLRQRTEPQVWSPLEYACHMRDVLLVQRERALAARRWDTPEATPMGRDERVEHDGYADQQPADVGRQIRDAAQLFANVLDRLADEDWERTLIYNFPAREERSLRWLAVHTLHELRHHLIDMRTQLASG from the coding sequence GTGGATACCTGTGCGCACTGTGGTTTCGTCTACGACCTGTCCGGTGCGATCGAGGTGGCGGCCCAGACCAGAGACCACGCTGCCGAATTCGCCGACCTGCTGGGCACCGACTCGCCGAAGTTGCGGCAACGAACGGAACCGCAGGTGTGGTCCCCGCTCGAATACGCGTGCCATATGCGCGACGTGCTGTTGGTGCAACGGGAACGTGCCCTGGCGGCCCGCCGGTGGGACACCCCGGAAGCCACCCCGATGGGTCGCGACGAACGTGTCGAGCACGACGGGTACGCGGACCAACAGCCTGCCGATGTCGGCAGGCAGATCAGGGACGCCGCGCAGTTGTTCGCCAATGTGCTCGACCGCCTCGCGGACGAAGACTGGGAGCGCACCCTGATCTACAACTTCCCCGCGCGAGAAGAGCGGTCGCTGCGCTGGCTCGCCGTGCACACTCTGCACGAACTGCGCCACCACCTGATCGACATGCGCACCCAGCTGGCGAGCGGCTAG
- a CDS encoding lipase family protein, with product MSVVRRSLSAPFLSLAALGAVTALALASATATAEPLYPTPDPDPFYSAPADLESAAPGDVLATRPMPPLLSFPGARVTLIKFRSTNSTGEPIAATTTVLTPMNHQAGAPLLSYQHIINGLGTQCAVSHVLYTTDPNLFVKEAPVLNALLLRGWSIALPDHLGPNAAYGAARLGGLITLDGIRAAQRVSELGLDTSPVAMLGYSGGGMATGWAAALQREYAPELRIVGAAEGGVPMNLVKMIEELGYQRHPVFGLALAAAIGLEREYPRQLPISEHMSPAGLAVRASIANGCTNDILMAGAGRGVMDVAKSTSLIEDSNARQVVEANSLELYDGTPMAPVYEWHAPQDALIPVDSIDNTVARYCAAGLPVLSELFPSPDHLSTAVLGAPAAINWIDARFRGEPAPSNC from the coding sequence ATGTCCGTCGTTCGTCGCTCCTTGTCGGCACCGTTCCTCTCACTAGCTGCGCTGGGTGCGGTCACCGCGCTCGCGCTGGCTTCCGCGACCGCTACTGCTGAGCCGCTCTATCCGACGCCGGACCCCGATCCGTTCTATTCCGCGCCGGCGGACCTCGAGTCCGCGGCACCCGGCGATGTGCTGGCAACCCGTCCGATGCCGCCGCTCCTGTCGTTCCCCGGTGCCCGCGTCACACTGATCAAGTTCCGGTCGACCAACTCCACCGGTGAGCCGATCGCGGCCACGACGACGGTGCTGACCCCGATGAACCACCAGGCCGGGGCGCCCCTGCTGTCCTATCAGCACATCATCAACGGCTTGGGCACCCAATGCGCTGTCTCCCATGTGCTTTACACCACTGACCCGAATCTGTTCGTCAAGGAGGCGCCCGTCCTCAACGCCCTCCTACTGCGCGGCTGGTCCATCGCGCTGCCCGATCATCTCGGCCCGAACGCCGCTTACGGCGCCGCCCGCCTCGGCGGCCTGATCACTCTCGACGGCATTCGCGCCGCGCAACGCGTCTCCGAACTCGGGCTCGACACCAGCCCCGTCGCGATGCTCGGGTACTCCGGTGGCGGGATGGCCACCGGGTGGGCGGCCGCCTTGCAGCGCGAATACGCCCCGGAGCTGCGGATTGTCGGGGCAGCGGAGGGCGGTGTGCCGATGAACCTGGTGAAGATGATCGAAGAGCTGGGGTACCAGCGTCACCCGGTCTTCGGACTGGCGCTCGCCGCGGCGATCGGCCTCGAACGCGAATACCCGCGGCAACTGCCGATCAGTGAGCACATGAGCCCGGCCGGGCTCGCCGTCCGCGCCAGCATCGCCAACGGCTGCACCAACGACATCCTGATGGCCGGCGCCGGCCGCGGCGTCATGGACGTCGCCAAATCCACGTCGCTGATCGAGGATTCGAACGCGCGGCAGGTGGTGGAAGCGAACAGCCTGGAACTCTACGACGGCACCCCGATGGCGCCGGTCTACGAGTGGCACGCTCCGCAGGACGCGCTGATCCCCGTCGATTCCATCGACAACACCGTGGCGCGCTACTGCGCGGCGGGTCTGCCCGTGCTGTCGGAGCTGTTCCCCAGCCCCGACCACCTCAGCACCGCGGTACTCGGCGCACCGGCCGCGATCAACTGGATCGATGCCCGCTTCCGCGGCGAACCGGCGCCCAGCAACTGCTGA
- a CDS encoding NAD-dependent epimerase/dehydratase family protein, producing MKVVITGASGNVGTALLNTVRAEGWEVVGIARRPPAADREPYTGVRWIQCDIGDPSALPVLTSACTGADVVVHLAWAIHPRTGDPPPDRTNRLGTAQVLHAAAASGVAHLICASSVAAYTPTARWRRVDEQWPRSGIATSAYSSGKVVLEQQLDAFARAHPAIRLARIRPCAVTQGAAAAELADWLLSRWLPRAVIGHRLLPVPLWRDFRLQLVHAEDVAAAIRLIIREKATGAFDLAAEPVLSAPMLATIFGGFRLPVPRPLLTAAAWASWRLGLQPLHHGWLDLADQACLIETGRARRELGWSPKHDAIAVAAELATGLRMRQHGDSPVLAPPRAPFRVGSPTHQSQAAAESE from the coding sequence GTGAAGGTGGTGATCACGGGGGCGAGCGGCAATGTCGGTACGGCACTGTTGAATACGGTGCGCGCGGAGGGGTGGGAGGTGGTGGGAATCGCCCGTCGCCCACCCGCGGCGGACCGCGAGCCCTACACCGGAGTCCGCTGGATTCAGTGCGACATCGGTGACCCGTCGGCCCTCCCGGTGCTGACCAGCGCGTGCACCGGGGCCGACGTGGTCGTCCATCTGGCGTGGGCGATCCACCCGCGAACCGGAGATCCGCCCCCGGACCGGACGAATCGCCTCGGCACGGCCCAGGTGCTGCACGCTGCCGCGGCCAGCGGGGTAGCGCATCTGATATGCGCCTCGTCGGTGGCGGCCTACACACCCACCGCACGGTGGCGACGAGTCGACGAGCAGTGGCCGCGGTCCGGCATCGCGACCAGCGCCTACAGCAGCGGAAAGGTCGTCCTCGAGCAGCAACTCGATGCGTTCGCCCGCGCGCATCCCGCGATACGCCTCGCCCGGATCCGTCCCTGTGCCGTCACGCAGGGTGCCGCTGCTGCCGAGCTCGCCGACTGGCTCCTGAGCCGCTGGCTGCCGCGTGCGGTCATCGGTCATCGCCTTCTGCCGGTGCCGCTGTGGCGGGATTTCCGGTTACAGCTGGTGCACGCCGAAGATGTGGCTGCCGCGATCCGGCTGATCATTCGCGAAAAAGCGACGGGGGCTTTCGATCTCGCCGCGGAACCGGTCCTTTCGGCGCCCATGCTCGCCACCATCTTCGGCGGATTCCGGCTGCCCGTGCCGCGGCCCCTGTTGACCGCCGCCGCATGGGCAAGCTGGCGGCTGGGCTTGCAACCGTTGCACCACGGCTGGCTCGACCTGGCCGACCAGGCGTGCCTGATCGAAACAGGCCGGGCCCGCCGGGAACTCGGCTGGTCACCGAAGCACGACGCCATTGCCGTGGCCGCCGAACTGGCCACCGGGTTACGTATGCGTCAGCATGGCGACAGTCCGGTGCTCGCTCCGCCGCGAGCGCCGTTTCGCGTCGGATCTCCGACGCACCAGAGCCAGGCCGCTGCCGAATCCGAATGA
- a CDS encoding DUF1360 domain-containing protein, giving the protein MNENQRRLGGYAATMTLYAIVVVAVALWGRLTDRHLPRDMTVRELITTAAAAHKLSRTVTKAAVTRPVRAPFTEETGAGGPGEVIERPKSAAGIQHSFGELLSCPFCFDVWAVTALTVGHVFAPRATRLVADGMAALAGADFLHLAYAKAQQLAEG; this is encoded by the coding sequence ATGAACGAGAACCAGCGCCGCCTGGGCGGTTACGCGGCGACGATGACGCTCTACGCGATTGTCGTCGTCGCCGTCGCACTCTGGGGCAGGCTGACCGATCGGCACCTCCCGCGAGACATGACGGTGCGGGAGTTGATCACCACCGCGGCAGCCGCCCACAAACTTTCCCGCACGGTGACCAAAGCCGCTGTCACCAGACCCGTGCGAGCCCCGTTCACCGAGGAGACCGGCGCCGGTGGTCCCGGCGAAGTCATAGAGCGGCCGAAGAGTGCGGCCGGCATCCAGCACAGCTTCGGCGAATTACTCAGCTGCCCTTTCTGTTTCGACGTCTGGGCGGTCACCGCTCTCACCGTCGGGCACGTCTTCGCGCCCCGGGCGACCCGCCTGGTGGCCGACGGGATGGCGGCCCTGGCCGGCGCCGACTTCCTGCACCTCGCGTACGCGAAAGCACAACAGCTGGCCGAAGGTTAG